The sequence AAAGGCGGTGCTGACGGTCTCAGGGTAGCAGGCTTGGGGTCAGAGACAATGCCCGAGGTCAGTGGTCTGCAGTCCATACACGCCTGGAGGGTTTCCTTGGCTTTCATGGGTCTTCCTGGTGGCCATCATGGACAGAGGCCCCAGTGAGCCAGGCCTTCAGAGCTAGGCTCTGCCCTCAGCTGTCAGGAGATACAGCCGGGCAGCCCTCGAACAAAGGGTGGTGCCCTGCCTCCGGACCCCGACACATTGGCCAGCCTCCTGGAGCTGTCCTGAGCTTGCACCAGCGTGTCCACCTTCAAACCCCACCCAGTGTTTTGAGCAAATCTCTCCTCCCCAAGCCAGCTTGCCATCCTTGCCCTGGCAGCGGACCAAAGAGTCTCCGAGGGGAGCAGGGTGCGGTGGGGTGGGACGAGCTGTGAGGAGCTGCTGTGCCTGGCCAGTGGACACTGTGTCTCAGACACATGCCCAACCCAAGGCTCCAGCGGCCCAAGACCCAAAATGTGCCAGAGCACAGTTCACATCAAAGACAAAAGCCCAGCGTGAGGGCTGTAGTCCAGGGTGTAGCAAGGGGCCAGGGCTGCAAAGGGACAGCTCTAGCACAAAAGGACACAGGCTGATGTTCTGACTGTGTTTTCTTAGATTCCATGCTTGTCTGCATGGCACCATTAATCTCAGGGCCAACCTGCCAGCCGCAGCTGTTTACATCTGCCCTGGACCCAGGGCCCGCATCGTGAACCCCTCCACTTCCAATCCTCCCACCAAGCCAATGTCAACCCCTTCCCCCTGCCGAAGTCACCCAGGCCAGGGACCAGACAAAGAGGGTCAGCCCCTCTGCCAGAACACACTCACCCATCCGGGGCTGTCCCCTTATCCTGTGTTTGCCCGGGAAGCCCCAGCCAAGGCTGTGATCTCAGCTTCCCTGGcctctttcctcctcctgggccaACTCTAGTGCTTCCCCAGGTGGCCCGCCATGGCATGGCATGCCCCTTCTCTCTTGAGAAAtgtaagtaataaaaatattcttttatggaACTCCTCTAGCAgcccagtggttacgactccatgtttccactgcagggagtatgGGTTCCATCCTTACCAGGGAAGATAGGATCCCACAGGCTAGCACAGCATGGccacagataaataaatgaataaaagttctTTTAATGGCATTGGCCTCTCTGTGTCATCACCCAGTCCATTCACCTCCATGAATGAAAATCCCAAGGGCACAATCTGAGACAGTTGGTCCACAGCCTGGACCTCTGGATCTAATTGCAGGTCCTAGGTGTCCACAATCAGACGGAAGTCAGAGGAAAGGGCAACCTGCAGGCGGTTTCTGGAGCCAAGTtgaggttgggaagacccctctGACCTTCAGAAGCACCAGGGACCCCAGAGGTGCCGTAGTCCCCAAGACTCTAAGGAGCAGAGTGTGCCCACGGGGGCCAGACATGCCCCCCAGCATGTTAGACAGTGCATCTCCACCCAGCATCAGCCCCTCACCCCCACGTCTTGTACAAGAAGCCCCAAGACCCTCTTCCCAGAACCTGGAGCCCCTCCACCTGACAGCCCCCTCTTCAGGGCATGTCTTGCTCAGAACCGCACCCCCCTTCCAGGTGGTGTTGGCCCCACAAGGCCCTCAGTGGCCCCCTGAGCCTGTGGAGACAGTCAAGGGCCACGCACAGCTCAGTGCAACTGAGTAACAAGGTATGTGGACTCGAAGCCACCTCCCATGGTACCAGTCTGCGTGGGTCCATCCCGGAGCTGGACTCTCTGACGGCGAGGCCTGTGCACGCTGGCCCCTTGGAGGTCCAGGGAGCTCacgtccccctcctccctcccccgacAGGGGCGGCGTGACCCAAAGGCTTCTTCACCTCTAGATGTCAGGACCCTCCTTGAGTCTTAGATGAGGATGAAGCAGGCAGGAGGGATGGGTGAGTAACTGTGGACACCGTGGTGGGCACACGCCTCCGGCCAGTCCCAGCGTGGGCCAGAGTGGTCAGACTTGCCCCAGGAAGTCCGCTGGGAGTCAGCCCTGCCCATCCTGGGATCCTTGGAGGGGACGTGTCCCATTCACGGCGACAGCGGTCCAGAGCCCGGCCAGGGCTGTTTGGTCTCTTTCTTCAGGATGACACAGTCACTTCTTTCTCTCTGACGTGAAATTCTCTGCTTCCGGCCGAGATAGAGTAACAGGGGCTGAATTACCCCTTCTGCCTGAAACAACTGAAAAACGGGACAAAACCCTGCAAAATCATGCTTTTCAGACATTGGACAGCAGGCAGCACCAGACAGTGTAGCTGAGAGACAGGAGACAGGCAGGTGAGTCCCTCACCCCCCACAGCTTGCTGCCCGAGGCGGGCAGGGAGAAGAACCTAGGCCGGCCAGGCGATTCCTGGGAATGCAGAGCTGGGCTGAACATTCGGGGACCAAGCGGCTGGAGAAGAGAGACCTGCGGAGGGCCCCATCTCAGCTGAGGGCTGGGGGCGCAGGTAGGAGACACGTGGCTGGGGACAGGGCACCTCCCCGACAGCAGAGCCAGGGTTGTGCACCCACCACCACGCCCATTAAGTGCTcacccccaggccccgccccagtCTCTGAGCCCCTAGAAACCATTGATCTGTTTCCTGTCTCTGTGTATGAACTTGCTCTTCTGGAAACTTCCTATGCATGCAATCATAAGATATGTGACACTTTgtgactgtcttctttcactgagTTTTTTCCAAGTGTGCTAATGTTGTTGGTTTGTCACTACTTCGTCCTTTTTATGGCGGAATAGTATTCCATCTTATGGATGGACAtggtttgtttattctttcactcaatggacatgagttgattTTACCCTTTGGCTCTTGAGAAGAAAGCAGCCACGAACACTGGTGTACAAAGTTATATTTGCACACTTGTTCTCCACTCTTCTGTACCCACAGAGGGCTTGTTCCACAGGCACAGTTTCCTTACCCAGCCCTCCATCTCCTGACCTCCCCTGTCTGCCTCCCACTCGAGCCACCTGCCGCCCCCGCCCCTGTGCTTTTCCTGTTACTTTGGAAGGTGGTCCCTCTCCTCAGGAAGCATAATGTGGACAcgcagaaaagagagaaagcaacTTCAGAGCCAGAGAGCCCCGGGGAGGAGCACAAGGGACCCCACGGATGGCAGGAGGATGAAAGTCAAGCTGCCAGCACTTagaacctccctggtggttcagtggttaagactccgtgtgcccaaggcagggggcccggggttcgttccctggtcagggaactagatcccacatgccccaactaagacttCACACACCACGACTAAAgagccaatgcagccaaataaataaatattaaaaaaaaaaaaaagttgccaggACTGAGGGGCTCCTCCCCTCATCTAGAATTAGGATGCATGACAGAAAAGGATTTTGGGGTCAATGGGAAGGCTGGatctgggtctccagcctgaTACAGGAACCATTCAGGCCCTCAGGGTCTGCTCGGGGTCTCCAGTGCCTATAAGGCTCAGAGTGGAGAACGCTGTCCTCACCCCACTGGAACCAGTACCAACCATGGCTAGAAGTACTTGAGGAAAAGCACCCCCAAGTTTGAAGCAGCCACCTCCCCAAACAGCTCCAAGCCCCTCCCGGACACCCAGGGCTTTGAAGAGCCCCCAgccaccccccccaaccccatctcCTTCTCCACTGGGAGGAACAGGAAGAGGGTAATTGAATCAGCATTGCTCACTCCATCTGGAACATTCCAACATGGAAAACCCACTGAACAGCTGGGGAAGCAATTTAGGGGCTTTAATTAAAGGCCGGTGGCTCTCCCGTGGAGCCCCGCCTCCATGCACAGCCAGGAGGACCCCTACGGCTGCCCTCAGGGCCTTCCGAGGCCCAGCTGGGCACCGGGCACCGGGCGCTGGCCCTTCAGCCTGGTCTCCATGGGCAGCAGGTTGAGCAGAGCAACCCTGTCCACCTTTCTCCTCACTGCTCCCAGACTGCCTGCTGAGTGGGGCCTGGCCCCCAGACCAGACAGGCTAGGGCCCCCACCAGCTCTACATCCAGGAGGCTtcgggaaggagaagggggtcacATGGCAGGCTTGTGAAAGGAACTCTAAGCACCTCTCAGGAGAAATGAGCCAGCTGAGAGTTCAGCTGCGGGGCCTACAGCTGCCTCCCTCTCAGTTGACACCTTCTGCAGGAAACAGCATCCCCAGCAGGGGGAACAGCACgtgcaaaggctctgaggcagGCAAGGTCCTGGCAGGTGGGAGGAGCCGATGGGGAGAAGCCTGGAGGCtagctagtgaaggacagagaccaGGCAGAGGGACGCGCCTCGGAGGGCCTTAAGAGGTTCAGTCAGGCATCCGGTCTTCATTCTAGAAGCAAGAAGGTGGGGAGAAGATTGGAGGATTTTAAATAATAGCATCTGGGTTACTCTGAAGATGCCCTTCTGGCTGCCGTGTGTGCAGAGTGCTCATTGCAGGAAAACAGAAGAGGTGCCCCCGGAGCCGTCCACTCAGGAGGTGGCGAAAGTCTGCACAAGGGTAGGTCCCAGGAGAAGAAGAAACACACAAGGTCCAGGCTGGCCGCAGGGCCAACGGCCTCCCCTCCTGCCCCGTGCTGGCCCTAACTGGACGACTGGGGAGTGAGGCAGAGCTGCCAAGGCGGGTGCTCACCACCCAGCAGGATTCCAGAGCAGGGTGTCACCCCCACTCACCACTGTGACAAGCcagccctcccccacacccagATCAGGAATCTGAgtctggggggagggggctgtgggCACGTCCACACCCACCCACATCTGCCACCTTGTTTCCACCAGCCCTGGCCGAGCCTGGCCATCTGACACGGACCCAAGGACTGGGCCAGGGTGTGCCAGGCCTGGGCCTAAGGGGCCCTGGAGATCATAGTTAGGACAGCTGGCGGGCACCTGACAGACAGCACTATGCCCAGAGGCAGGTGACAATCATTACTGAGGGGGCCCTGGGTTTCTAGGGAAAGACAGACGGAGTGGGCACCCCAGCCTGCCCCAGTCTGGCCTAGCCTGGTTAAGAGCCGAGCTGGCAGCTGGGCTGCAGCTGGGCATTCTTGCTTGCCCATCCTCAGGGAAGGAAGTTGGATAAACACCACAAAAGTGGGGCCCAGAGGGCCGGGGGAGTGGGCGTGGcctgcagagcctggtgggcggggccTGTGATGGTCAGAGCCTGGGGGGTGATGCAGGGCTGTGCAGGGAGCTGCCTGGAGGCTGTCAGAAGAACCACTCTGCACACAGGAGTCCCCCACACCCGCTGTCTGGAGAGTCCACCAGGTTTCCACGAACAGGTGTTCACTGGGCATATAGGGACACAGAGTGAGCTGGGATCGTGGGTGCATCCTGGAGAGCCGCACAGACTCATCTCAGGTGGGCAGGCTGGGGCCTCTGCTTCCCCACCTGGAACAGGGACGGCCCAGCTCGGCCTCCCAGGGCTGAGAAGAGAGCCCGAGGGTGGTCTCCAGAGTCACCAGGGCGGAGCTGTGTGTCACCGAGCGGGcccctaacctctctgagcctaagTTGCCACTTGTGACAGGCAGCCAATCTCACTGCCCACCTCAAGGGATGGATAAGGCTCGGGTTTCTGTCCACTCCTGGTATGAATGGTCCCCAGTCATGATTATCCCCAACCCCCAAGGGTCtgacctggtgactcagatggtcaagaatctgcttgcaatgcaggaaacccaggttcaacccctgggtcgggaagatcccctggagaagggaatggcaactcactcaaatattcttgcctggagaagcctatggacagaggagcctgatgggctacagtctatggggtcccaaagagtcagacacgattgagcaactttcactttccacttctaCCTCCAGGAGGTGGCacctccagccccaccctccaACCCTCAAGGGCTCCTAGAAGAACACAGATGCcaactttattttgtaaatatttctctCTGCCCAGCGTGTGCCCAGGGTCTGCTCTGGCCGGGTGATGGGCATAAATTAAGGTCACTGAGCGTTCCCAGACAGGGTGTGGGCCCTGGCCCCATCAGTCCCAGCCGAAGTCCTGGCCGGTCATCTGGTAGAACTTGCGGTTGAAGGGCCGGTAGAAGGCCCGCAGGCGCTGGACCACGGACTCGGGCACGCGCGGGTGGGGCCGGCCCTTGGACTTGCCCAGGCAGCGCGGCCGGCTGCTCCCCTGCGCCTTCTTGAGGCAGGGGAAGCCCTTGGTGGCATTGAAGTAGAAGTGCTTGTCCGTGACGACCCGCTTGAGGCCCAGGAAGTCCTGCACACGGCCCAGCTCCCCGGCGGGGTCGCTGACCAGGCGCTCGCCACTGACGAAGAGGAAGCGGGACAGCGGGAAGTAGTGCAGCCAGTTGTCCAGGTGCTGCGCGTACAGGCCGATGCGCACGGCGCTCCAGGCCGTGTCCACGGGGCCCAGGCCGCGGCGGAAGGCCAGGGCGCCAAAGCTGGGCAGGCCCGGGGTCTTGGAGAGGGTCTGTGCGTAGTCGGAGATGGCCCGGGTCACGGGGTTCCGCACGACCACGATCAGCTTTGTGGCCGGGGACATGCTGTGGATGCGGCGTGGGGCCTCCCGTGTCACGAAGTAGCTGGGGGTCTTCTCCAGGGTGATCTGCCCGTCCAGGGTGCGGGGCATCAGGCTCCTGCGGGACGGAGTGTGGAGAGGGGGCGTGAGTGGGTGCTGGCCCTCCTCCCACACTAGATCTGCCCCAGGGCCAGTACTAACCTCccccgccagggaagccccaaacctcCAAGGTAGCTGAGCCTCCCCTTTGCCCACCCTGCCAGGCCCACCCATCCAAAGTGCCTGCGTGGGCAGCCTGGGGTGTGGACCATGAGGGTGCTCAGCCTTGGGGCAGGCTGGAAGTGGGGCCCATCCTGCAAGGCTGCTCACACCCCCACAGGGCTCAGCTGCACCCCAACCCTGACATGGGTGCCTCTCACCCCAGACCTGGTGCTCATGAGGCCAGGGGCCCCAGGCCTACCGCCCACAAGGCTCTACTTGTCCCCCCAACCCCCGTAGGCCCCTGCACTGTAATTACCCTGGTCACACTCTCATTAAGTGGCTCATGGCGTCCCTTGAATTAGGTCATTAGTTATTGACCAGTGTCCCCAGCAAAGGGCATCCCGCCTTCCTCTCCGTCACTCCCCCCCATCGCCCCCCCGGCCTCTGAAAGCAGCCCTGCTAATTCTCCCCAacccactccccacctcccagaaAGCTGAAAGCCACAGCCCAGCCCAGGACACTGCAGAAGTTAGTGAGGCGGCCTGAGGACCCATCTCAGCCGCCAGGGCTGCCCAGACCCCTCTGGGAACCCAGAGCGCAGGGCTGCATGCAGCCTTCTCAGCAGTCCCCTCTCtctggcccagggctggggggcACTGATCCTATCCCAGGGCAGGTGAAGCCCCTTCTAGCACCCCGCCTTG is a genomic window of Bubalus kerabau isolate K-KA32 ecotype Philippines breed swamp buffalo chromosome 23, PCC_UOA_SB_1v2, whole genome shotgun sequence containing:
- the HS3ST6 gene encoding heparan sulfate glucosamine 3-O-sulfotransferase 6 yields the protein MAGSGGLAGGAGSSQGTAGGPGAALRASRAPLLFAALVLSAYCLCALPRRCPPAGRVPAPAPARAEPPRASRSPGEPGLPVANGSGRRRFPQALIVGVKKGGTRALLEFLRLHPDIRALGSEPHFFDRCYERGLAWYRSLMPRTLDGQITLEKTPSYFVTREAPRRIHSMSPATKLIVVVRNPVTRAISDYAQTLSKTPGLPSFGALAFRRGLGPVDTAWSAVRIGLYAQHLDNWLHYFPLSRFLFVSGERLVSDPAGELGRVQDFLGLKRVVTDKHFYFNATKGFPCLKKAQGSSRPRCLGKSKGRPHPRVPESVVQRLRAFYRPFNRKFYQMTGQDFGWD